In the Sphingomonas sp. LM7 genome, one interval contains:
- a CDS encoding aldose epimerase family protein yields the protein MSQAATIETIEIARDGIRAELLTLGATLRRLEVPDRDGKAANIVLGYRDLADYRAHPRFYGVVAGRYANRIGSARFTLDGTEYRLPANDGANTLHGGPSGFDREDWKVAARDAHSVTFALHSPHLDNGFPGNLDVRVRYAIEEGGLSVGFRATTDRATVANLTHHAYFNLAGEASGTTVLDHVLRIPAGQTTPTDAALIPTGELASVEGTPFDFRIPKPIGRDIAAADTQLAQGRGYDHNFVLVGAAGTIRRIATLFDPASGRVMDLQSTEPGVQFYTGNYLGGGTPGTGGSIYPARGGLCLEPQKFPDSPNKPAFPSARLDPGHEYRHDMAFRFRTAKDVAQAFG from the coding sequence GTGAGCCAAGCGGCGACGATCGAGACCATCGAGATCGCCCGCGACGGGATCCGGGCCGAGCTGCTCACGCTCGGCGCGACCCTGCGCCGCCTCGAAGTTCCCGATCGCGACGGCAAGGCCGCCAACATCGTGCTCGGCTATCGCGACCTCGCCGACTATCGCGCGCACCCGCGCTTCTACGGCGTAGTCGCGGGCCGCTACGCCAACCGCATCGGCAGCGCGCGCTTTACGCTCGACGGCACAGAGTACCGGCTGCCGGCGAACGACGGCGCCAACACGCTGCACGGCGGCCCGAGCGGCTTCGATCGCGAGGACTGGAAAGTCGCCGCGCGCGACGCGCATTCGGTGACCTTCGCGCTGCACAGCCCACATCTCGACAACGGCTTTCCCGGCAATCTCGATGTCCGGGTGCGCTACGCGATCGAAGAGGGCGGGCTGTCGGTCGGGTTCCGCGCGACCACCGACCGGGCAACCGTCGCCAACCTAACCCACCACGCCTATTTCAACCTTGCGGGCGAGGCGAGCGGCACGACGGTTCTCGATCACGTCCTGCGGATCCCCGCCGGCCAGACCACCCCCACCGACGCCGCGCTGATCCCCACCGGCGAACTTGCTTCGGTCGAGGGCACGCCGTTCGATTTCCGCATCCCCAAGCCGATCGGCCGCGACATCGCCGCCGCCGACACCCAGCTCGCCCAAGGCCGCGGCTATGATCATAATTTCGTGCTGGTCGGTGCCGCCGGTACGATCCGCCGCATCGCAACCTTGTTCGATCCCGCATCGGGCCGCGTGATGGACCTGCAGTCGACCGAGCCGGGGGTGCAATTCTACACCGGCAATTATCTGGGCGGCGGCACACCCGGCACCGGCGGGAGCATTTATCCCGCGCGCGGCGGCCTCTGCCTCGAACCGCAGAAATTCCCGGACAGCCCCAACAAGCCGGCCTTCCCCTCGGCCCGGCTCGATCCGGGTCACGAGTATCGCCACGACATGGCCTTTCGCTTCCGCACTGCGAAGGATGTTGCGCAAGCGTTCGGCTAG
- a CDS encoding aldehyde dehydrogenase (NADP(+)), with protein sequence MALTGELFVASKRVARDGPGFKAVAAATGAEIEPSFSVATSEDVEAAAAAAEAAFPIYSNLPREDRAKFLEAIAEEIEALGDELVERAMQESGLPQARLIGERGRTAGQLRLFAKELRLGDYLRVRIDHAIPDRAPVPKPDLRLRHVPLGPVTVFGASNFPLAFSVAGGDTAAALAAGCPVIVKGHSAHPGTSELVSGAITRAAQKTGMPEGVFSLINGAGNSVGSALVTDPRIKAVGFTGSRGGGTALMKLAQSRPVPIPVYAEMSSINPVFLLPEALAARAEALGKGFVASLTMGAGQFCTNPGLVLALEGPDLDRFVTAASDAMCGAPSQVMLTPGIHKAYESGVARWASAPALKLVAEGQEPTGPTSGRGALFTMTGADFIADPSHAEEVFGAASLLVRCADIDELRKVVTLLEGQLTATLHLEDGDTEVAQQLLPLLERLAGRILANGWPTGVEVTDAQVHGGPFPSTSDGRSTSVGTLAIDRFLRPVAYQDLPAALLPAELREDSSVPRRVDGKPTF encoded by the coding sequence ATGGCGCTGACCGGGGAATTGTTTGTCGCATCGAAGCGCGTGGCGCGAGATGGTCCCGGCTTCAAGGCAGTCGCCGCCGCGACTGGCGCCGAGATCGAGCCGAGCTTCAGCGTCGCCACGTCCGAGGACGTCGAGGCCGCCGCTGCCGCTGCCGAAGCCGCCTTCCCGATCTATTCGAATCTGCCACGCGAAGACCGCGCCAAGTTCCTCGAAGCCATCGCCGAGGAAATCGAAGCGCTGGGCGACGAGCTGGTCGAGCGCGCGATGCAGGAAAGCGGCCTGCCCCAGGCGCGCCTGATCGGCGAGCGCGGGCGCACTGCGGGCCAGCTGCGGCTGTTCGCCAAGGAGCTGCGGCTCGGCGACTATCTGCGCGTCCGCATCGACCACGCGATCCCCGATCGCGCGCCGGTGCCCAAGCCTGACCTGCGGCTGCGCCACGTGCCGCTCGGCCCGGTGACGGTGTTCGGCGCGAGCAACTTCCCGCTCGCTTTCTCGGTGGCGGGCGGCGACACCGCCGCGGCGCTGGCCGCGGGCTGCCCGGTGATCGTCAAGGGTCACTCGGCACATCCCGGCACCTCCGAGCTCGTCTCGGGCGCGATCACTCGCGCGGCACAGAAGACCGGCATGCCCGAGGGCGTGTTCTCGCTGATCAACGGCGCGGGCAATTCGGTCGGCTCGGCGCTGGTCACCGATCCGCGGATCAAGGCAGTGGGCTTCACTGGCTCGCGCGGCGGCGGCACGGCGCTGATGAAGCTCGCGCAGAGCCGCCCGGTGCCGATCCCGGTCTATGCCGAGATGAGCAGCATCAACCCCGTCTTCCTGCTGCCGGAAGCACTTGCCGCGCGCGCCGAAGCGCTGGGCAAGGGTTTCGTGGCGTCGCTAACGATGGGTGCGGGCCAGTTCTGCACCAATCCGGGCCTCGTGCTCGCGCTCGAGGGGCCGGACCTCGACCGGTTCGTTACCGCGGCATCGGATGCGATGTGCGGTGCGCCGTCGCAGGTGATGCTGACCCCCGGCATCCACAAAGCTTATGAGAGCGGCGTCGCGCGCTGGGCTTCGGCACCCGCGCTCAAGCTGGTCGCCGAGGGACAGGAACCCACCGGACCGACTTCAGGTCGCGGCGCGCTGTTCACGATGACCGGCGCCGATTTCATCGCCGATCCCAGCCATGCCGAGGAAGTGTTCGGGGCGGCATCGCTGCTCGTGCGCTGTGCCGATATCGACGAGCTGCGCAAGGTAGTGACGCTGCTCGAAGGCCAGCTGACGGCAACGCTGCATCTGGAGGACGGCGACACCGAAGTCGCGCAGCAGCTGCTGCCGCTGCTCGAGCGGCTTGCCGGGCGCATCCTCGCCAATGGCTGGCCGACGGGCGTCGAAGTCACCGACGCGCAGGTCCATGGCGGGCCGTTCCCGTCGACGTCGGACGGCCGCAGCACGTCGGTCGGCACGCTGGCGATCGATCGCTTCCTGCGCCCGGTGGCATATCAGGACCTTCCGGCGGCACTGCTTCCGGCCGAGCTGCGCGAGGATTCGAGCGTGCCGCGCCGCGTCGACGGCAAGCCGACGTTCTGA
- a CDS encoding FadR/GntR family transcriptional regulator gives MATAQPISQSDKPKRVRRRPPRPRSLRLHGTVARELGIRIVSGVLKPGEILEGEIAASSQFNVSRTAYREAIRILAAKGLVNSRPKIGTQVSPRKEWHLLDPDVLGWIFAGEPDAGLIANLFELRRIVEPDAARLAATRRTSEQLARMRAGLDGVAQHGFATEIGRRCDEEFHSALLEASANDFIVSLTSGVAAAIAITTAFKQHRLPAPHDALPVHLAVFEAIEAGDAQGAHDAMARLVERGLTDTMEARDPAVGRTPIAVCC, from the coding sequence ATGGCCACCGCACAGCCCATATCCCAGTCGGACAAGCCCAAGCGCGTGCGCCGACGCCCGCCGCGGCCGCGATCGCTGCGGCTGCACGGCACCGTGGCGCGCGAACTGGGCATTCGCATCGTTTCCGGCGTGCTCAAGCCCGGCGAGATCCTGGAAGGCGAAATCGCCGCGAGCAGCCAGTTCAACGTATCGCGCACCGCCTATCGCGAGGCGATCCGCATCCTGGCGGCCAAAGGGCTGGTCAATTCGCGGCCGAAGATCGGCACCCAAGTCTCGCCGCGCAAAGAATGGCATCTGCTCGATCCCGACGTGCTCGGCTGGATCTTCGCCGGCGAGCCCGATGCCGGGCTGATCGCCAACCTGTTCGAGCTGCGCCGGATCGTCGAGCCCGATGCCGCGCGCCTCGCCGCGACGCGCCGCACTTCCGAACAGCTGGCGCGGATGCGGGCCGGGCTGGACGGCGTCGCGCAGCACGGCTTCGCCACCGAGATCGGCCGGCGCTGCGACGAGGAATTCCACTCGGCGCTGCTCGAGGCTTCGGCCAATGATTTCATCGTCTCGCTGACCAGCGGCGTCGCTGCGGCGATCGCGATCACCACGGCGTTCAAGCAGCATCGTCTGCCCGCGCCGCACGACGCGCTCCCAGTTCACCTCGCGGTGTTCGAGGCGATCGAGGCAGGCGATGCCCAGGGCGCGCATGACGCGATGGCGCGGCTGGTGGAGCGCGGCCTGACCGACACGATGGAGGCGCGCGATCCGGCCGTCGGCCGCACGCCCATCGCAGTTTGCTGCTGA